From a single Arachis hypogaea cultivar Tifrunner chromosome 3, arahy.Tifrunner.gnm2.J5K5, whole genome shotgun sequence genomic region:
- the LOC112790872 gene encoding probable E3 ubiquitin-protein ligase RHB1A, which yields MGGCCCCCSPKVTELSAPTAYYYYPRASEEHVPLSSHPGAASAFSGRLLVDTNLDTSSPDTYRPPPAPIPFNVTLGTTHTPPVAQEIVGDKSNASLQSTNSNSIQEPVAGDNHGTSTKLEELKESEGRAQTDFELESTKDSEIELPKLRKPINLAEEEDSCPICLEEYDTENPKLTTKCDHHFHLACILEWMERSETCPVCDQEMVFNPPIE from the exons ATGGGcggttgttgctgttgttgttctCCCAAAGTGACCGAATTGAGCGCTCCAACTGCATACTACTAT TACCCAAGAGCATCAGAGGAGCATGTTCCACTTTCATCTCACCCGGGTGCTGCGTCTGCTTTCTCTGGGCGACTCTTAGTTGATACTAATCTAGATACTTCAAGCCCCGATACTTACAGACCACCTCCTGCTCCTATTCCCTTCAATGTCACCTTAGGTACCACTCACACACCACCTGTGGCTCAAGAAATTGTTGGAGACAAGAGTAATGCTTCCTTACAATCTACGAATTCTAATTCAATTCAAGAACCAGTTGCTGGAGATAATCATGGGACCTCAACTAAATTGGAAGAGCTGAAAGAATCAGAAGGCAGAGCTCAGACTGATTTTGAACTTGAGTCAACTAAGGATTCTGAGATTGAACTTCCAAAGTTGAGAAAACCTATAAATTTAGCTGAAGAGGAGGATTCGTGCCCAATTTGTTTAGAAG AGTATGATACAGAAAATCCAAAACTCACCACCAAATGTGACCATCATTTTCACCTTGCATGCATCCTGGAGTGGATGGAAAGAAGTGAAACTTGCCCTGTGTGTGATCAG GAAATGGTTTTCAACCCTCCCATCGAATAA